In the genome of Sciurus carolinensis chromosome 3, mSciCar1.2, whole genome shotgun sequence, one region contains:
- the Hspb9 gene encoding heat shock protein beta-9 yields the protein MQQVSNSFSSQSRVAPQCTSVALAERNQVSTLPVRLLRDDQVAVQGSDHAKSFQMKMDAHGFTPEELVVQVDGRSLMVTGQRQIESSDPVGGGYRMEQKVHRQMQLPPGLDPTAMTCCLTPSGQLWVRGQTRVRHPPEAQTGSSSRRSRGSKKGSNLA from the coding sequence ATGCAGCAGGTCAGTAACAGTTTCTCCAGCCAGAGCCGGGTCGCCCCCCAGTGTACCAGCGTGGCCCTCGCTGAACGAAATCAGGTGTCCACGCTGCCGGTGCGACTGCTCAGGGATGATCAGGTTGCTGTGCAGGGAAGTGACCATGCTAAAAGTTTCCAAATGAAGATGGATGCTCATGGCTTCACCCCTGAGGAGCTGGTGGTGCAGGTGGACGGCCGAAGCCTGATGGTGACTGGCCAGCGGCAGATAGAGAGTAGCGATCCAGTTGGGGGCGGTTACCGCATGGAGCAGAAGGTGCACCGGCAAATGCAACTACCTCCGGGCCTAGATCCTACCGCCATGACCTGCTGCCTGACCCCTTCTGGCCAACTGTGGGTCCGAGGCCAAACCCGAGTGCGGCACCCTCCTGAAGCCCAAACAGGATCATCAAGTCGCAGAAGCCGTGGCTCTAAGAAGGGTTCCAACCTAGCCTGA
- the Kat2a gene encoding histone acetyltransferase KAT2A isoform X1, whose amino-acid sequence MAEPSQAPTPATAAQPRPLHSPAPAPTPTPAPSPASAPTPAPTPAPAPAPAAAPAGSTGTGGPGVGSGGTGSGGDPARPGLSQQQRASQRKAQVRGLPRAKKLEKLGVFSACKANETCKCNGWKNPKPPTAPRMDLQQPAANLSELCRSCEHPLADHVSHLENVSEDEINRLLGMVVDVENLFMSVHKEEDTDTKQVYFYLFKLLRKCILQMTRPVVEGSLGSPPFEKPNIEQGVLNFVQYKFSHLAPRERQTMFELSKMFLLCLNYWKLETPAQFRQRSQSEDVATYKVNYTRWLCYCHVPQSCDSLPRYETTHVFGRSLLRSIFTVTRRQLLEKFRVEKDKLVPEKRTLILTHFPKFLSMLEEEIYGANSPIWESGFTMPPSEGTQLVPRPATVSAAVVPSTPIFSPTMGGGSNSSLSLDSAGAEPMPAGEKRKLPENLTLEDAKRLRVMGDIPMELVNEVMLTITDPAAMLGPETSLLSANAARDETARLEERRGIIEFHVIGNSLTPKANRRVLLWLVGLQNVFSHQLPRMPKEYIARLVFDPKHKTLALIKDGRVIGGICFRMFPTQGFTEIVFCAVTSNEQVKGYGTHLMNHLKEYHIKHSILYFLTYADEYAIGYFKKQGFSKDIKVPKSRYLGYIKDYEGATLMECELNPRIPYTELSHIIKKQKEIIKKLIERKQAQIRKVYPGLSCFKEGVRQIPVESVPGIRETGWKPMGKEKSKELKDPDQLYTTLKNLLAQIKSHPSAWPFMEPVKKSEAPDYYEVIRFPIDLKTMTERLRSRYYVTRKLFVADLQRVIANCREYNPPDSEYCRCASALEKFFYFKLKEGGLIDK is encoded by the exons ATGGCGGAACCTTCCCAGGCCCCGACCCCGGCCACGGCCGCGCAGCCCCGGCCCCTTcattccccagcccctgccccaacTCCGACTCCTGCGCCCAGCCCAGCTTCAGCCCCGACTCCGGCTCCCACTCCGGCACCAGCCCCCGCtccagctgcagccccagccggGAGCACAGGGACTGGGGGGCCCGGGGTGGGAAGTGGGGGAACTGGGAGCGGGGGGGATCCGGCTCGACCTGGCCTGAGCCAGCAGCAGCGTGCCAGCCAGAGGAAGGCGCAAGTCCGGGGTCTGCCGCGTGCCAAGAAGCTTGAGAAACTAGGGGTCTTCTCGGCTTGCAAG gCCAATGAAACCTGCAAGTGTAATGGCTGGAAAAACCCCAAGCCCCCCACCGCACCCCGCATGGACCTGCAGCAGCCAGCTGCCAACCTGAGCGAGCTGTGCCGCAGCTGTGAGCACCCCTTGG CTGACCATGTGTCCCACCTGGAGAATGTGTCAGAGGATGAGATTAATCGACTGCTGGGGATGGTTGTGGATGTGGAGAATCTGTTCATGTCTGTTCATAAGGAGGAAGACACAGATACCAAGCAGGTCTATTTCTACCTCTTCAAG cTCCTGCGGAAATGCATCCTGCAGATGACCCGGCCTGTGGTGGAGGGGTCCTTGGGCAGCCCTCCATTTGAGAAGCCTAACATTGAGCAG GGTGTGCTGAACTTTGTGCAGTACAAGTTTAGTCACCTGGCTCCCCGAGAGCGGCAGACAATGTTCGAGCTCTCAAAGATGTTCCTGCTCTGCCTTAACTACTGGAAGCTTGAGACACCTGCCCAGTTTCGGCAGAGGTCCCAGTCAGAGGATGTGGCTACCTACAAGGTCAATTACACCAG ATGGCTCTGTTACTGCCACGTGCCCCAGAGCTGCGATAGCCTCCCCCGCTATGAGACCACCCACGTCTTTGGGCGAAGCCTTCTACGGTCCATTTTCACTGTTACTCGCCGACAGCTGCTGGAAAAGTTCCGAGTGGAAAAGGACAAACTGGTGCCTGAGAAGAGGACCCTCATCCTCACTCACTTTCCCAA ATTCCTGTCCATGCTCGAGGAGGAGATCTACGGGGCAAACTCTCCTATCTGGGAGTCAGGCTTCACCATGCCACCTTCAGAAGGGACACAGTTGGTGCCCCGGCCAG ctACAGTCAGTGCAGCGGTTGTTCCCAGCACCCCCATCTTCAGCCCCACCATGGGTGGGGGCAGCAACAGCTCCCTGAGTCTGGATTCTGCAGGGGCTGAGCCCATGCCAG CAGGTGAGAAGAGGAAGCTTCCAGAGAACCTGACTCTTGAGGATGCCAAGCGACTCCGTGTGATGGGTGACATCCCCATGGAGCTAGTCAACGAGGTCATGCTGACCATCACTGACCCTGCTGCCATGCTGGGGCCTGAG ACAAGCCTGCTGTCAGCCAACGCGGCCCGGGATGAGACGGCCCGCCTGGAGGAGCGCCGCGGCATCATTGAGTTCCACGTCATTGGCAACTCACTGACACCCAAGGCCAATCGGCGGGTGTTGCTTTGGCTTGTGGGGCTGCAGAATGTCTTCTCCCACCAGCTGCCTCGCATGCCCAAGGAGTATATCGCTCGCCTCGTCTTTGACCC GAAGCACAAGACTCTGGCCTTGATCAAAGATGGGCGGGTCATTGGTGGGATCTGCTTCCGCATGTTTCCCACTCAGGGATTCACAGAGATTGTCTTCTGTGCTGTCACCTCAAATGAACAGGTCAAG GGCTACGGCACTCACCTGATGAACCACCTGAAGGAGTACCACATCAAGCACAGCATCCTTTACTTCCTCACCTACGCAGATGAATACGCCATTGGCTACTTCAAAAAGCAG GGCTTCTCCAAGGACATTAAGGTGCCCAAGAGCCGCTACCTGGGCTACATCAAGGACTATGAGGGAGCAACACTGATGGAGTGTGAGCTGAATCCCCGGATCCCCTACACGGAGCTGTCCCACATcatcaagaagcagaaagag ATCATCAAGAAGTTGATTGAGCGCAAACAGGCCCAGATCCGCAAGGTCTACCCCGGGCTCAGCTGCTTTAAGGAGGGTGTGAGGCAGATCCCTGTGGAGAGCGTCCCCGGCATTC GAGAGACAGGCTGGAAGCcgatggggaaggagaagag CAAGGAACTGAAGGACCCTGACCAGCTGTACACAACCCTCAAAAACCTGCTGGCCCAAATCAAG TCACACCCCAGTGCCTGGCCCTTCATGGAGCCTGTGAAGAAGTCAGAGGCCCCTGACTACTACGAGGTCATTCGCTTCCCCATTG ACCTGAAGACCATGACAGAGCGGCTACGCAGCCGTTATTATGTGACACGGAAGCTCTTCGTGGCTGACCTGCAGCGAGTGATCGCCAACTGCCGGGAGTACAACCCCCCAGACAGCGAGTACTGCCGCTGCGCCAGTGCGCTAGAGAAGTTCTTCTACTTTAAGCTGAAGGAAGGAGGACTCATCGATAAGTAG
- the Kat2a gene encoding histone acetyltransferase KAT2A isoform X2, translated as MAEPSQAPTPATAAQPRPLHSPAPAPTPTPAPSPASAPTPAPTPAPAPAPAAAPAGSTGTGGPGVGSGGTGSGGDPARPGLSQQQRASQRKAQVRGLPRAKKLEKLGVFSACKANETCKCNGWKNPKPPTAPRMDLQQPAANLSELCRSCEHPLADHVSHLENVSEDEINRLLGMVVDVENLFMSVHKEEDTDTKQVYFYLFKLLRKCILQMTRPVVEGSLGSPPFEKPNIEQGVLNFVQYKFSHLAPRERQTMFELSKMFLLCLNYWKLETPAQFRQRSQSEDVATYKVNYTRWLCYCHVPQSCDSLPRYETTHVFGRSLLRSIFTVTRRQLLEKFRVEKDKLVPEKRTLILTHFPKFLSMLEEEIYGANSPIWESGFTMPPSEGTQLVPRPATVSAAVVPSTPIFSPTMGGGSNSSLSLDSAGAEPMPGEKRKLPENLTLEDAKRLRVMGDIPMELVNEVMLTITDPAAMLGPETSLLSANAARDETARLEERRGIIEFHVIGNSLTPKANRRVLLWLVGLQNVFSHQLPRMPKEYIARLVFDPKHKTLALIKDGRVIGGICFRMFPTQGFTEIVFCAVTSNEQVKGYGTHLMNHLKEYHIKHSILYFLTYADEYAIGYFKKQGFSKDIKVPKSRYLGYIKDYEGATLMECELNPRIPYTELSHIIKKQKEIIKKLIERKQAQIRKVYPGLSCFKEGVRQIPVESVPGIRETGWKPMGKEKSKELKDPDQLYTTLKNLLAQIKSHPSAWPFMEPVKKSEAPDYYEVIRFPIDLKTMTERLRSRYYVTRKLFVADLQRVIANCREYNPPDSEYCRCASALEKFFYFKLKEGGLIDK; from the exons ATGGCGGAACCTTCCCAGGCCCCGACCCCGGCCACGGCCGCGCAGCCCCGGCCCCTTcattccccagcccctgccccaacTCCGACTCCTGCGCCCAGCCCAGCTTCAGCCCCGACTCCGGCTCCCACTCCGGCACCAGCCCCCGCtccagctgcagccccagccggGAGCACAGGGACTGGGGGGCCCGGGGTGGGAAGTGGGGGAACTGGGAGCGGGGGGGATCCGGCTCGACCTGGCCTGAGCCAGCAGCAGCGTGCCAGCCAGAGGAAGGCGCAAGTCCGGGGTCTGCCGCGTGCCAAGAAGCTTGAGAAACTAGGGGTCTTCTCGGCTTGCAAG gCCAATGAAACCTGCAAGTGTAATGGCTGGAAAAACCCCAAGCCCCCCACCGCACCCCGCATGGACCTGCAGCAGCCAGCTGCCAACCTGAGCGAGCTGTGCCGCAGCTGTGAGCACCCCTTGG CTGACCATGTGTCCCACCTGGAGAATGTGTCAGAGGATGAGATTAATCGACTGCTGGGGATGGTTGTGGATGTGGAGAATCTGTTCATGTCTGTTCATAAGGAGGAAGACACAGATACCAAGCAGGTCTATTTCTACCTCTTCAAG cTCCTGCGGAAATGCATCCTGCAGATGACCCGGCCTGTGGTGGAGGGGTCCTTGGGCAGCCCTCCATTTGAGAAGCCTAACATTGAGCAG GGTGTGCTGAACTTTGTGCAGTACAAGTTTAGTCACCTGGCTCCCCGAGAGCGGCAGACAATGTTCGAGCTCTCAAAGATGTTCCTGCTCTGCCTTAACTACTGGAAGCTTGAGACACCTGCCCAGTTTCGGCAGAGGTCCCAGTCAGAGGATGTGGCTACCTACAAGGTCAATTACACCAG ATGGCTCTGTTACTGCCACGTGCCCCAGAGCTGCGATAGCCTCCCCCGCTATGAGACCACCCACGTCTTTGGGCGAAGCCTTCTACGGTCCATTTTCACTGTTACTCGCCGACAGCTGCTGGAAAAGTTCCGAGTGGAAAAGGACAAACTGGTGCCTGAGAAGAGGACCCTCATCCTCACTCACTTTCCCAA ATTCCTGTCCATGCTCGAGGAGGAGATCTACGGGGCAAACTCTCCTATCTGGGAGTCAGGCTTCACCATGCCACCTTCAGAAGGGACACAGTTGGTGCCCCGGCCAG ctACAGTCAGTGCAGCGGTTGTTCCCAGCACCCCCATCTTCAGCCCCACCATGGGTGGGGGCAGCAACAGCTCCCTGAGTCTGGATTCTGCAGGGGCTGAGCCCATGCCAG GTGAGAAGAGGAAGCTTCCAGAGAACCTGACTCTTGAGGATGCCAAGCGACTCCGTGTGATGGGTGACATCCCCATGGAGCTAGTCAACGAGGTCATGCTGACCATCACTGACCCTGCTGCCATGCTGGGGCCTGAG ACAAGCCTGCTGTCAGCCAACGCGGCCCGGGATGAGACGGCCCGCCTGGAGGAGCGCCGCGGCATCATTGAGTTCCACGTCATTGGCAACTCACTGACACCCAAGGCCAATCGGCGGGTGTTGCTTTGGCTTGTGGGGCTGCAGAATGTCTTCTCCCACCAGCTGCCTCGCATGCCCAAGGAGTATATCGCTCGCCTCGTCTTTGACCC GAAGCACAAGACTCTGGCCTTGATCAAAGATGGGCGGGTCATTGGTGGGATCTGCTTCCGCATGTTTCCCACTCAGGGATTCACAGAGATTGTCTTCTGTGCTGTCACCTCAAATGAACAGGTCAAG GGCTACGGCACTCACCTGATGAACCACCTGAAGGAGTACCACATCAAGCACAGCATCCTTTACTTCCTCACCTACGCAGATGAATACGCCATTGGCTACTTCAAAAAGCAG GGCTTCTCCAAGGACATTAAGGTGCCCAAGAGCCGCTACCTGGGCTACATCAAGGACTATGAGGGAGCAACACTGATGGAGTGTGAGCTGAATCCCCGGATCCCCTACACGGAGCTGTCCCACATcatcaagaagcagaaagag ATCATCAAGAAGTTGATTGAGCGCAAACAGGCCCAGATCCGCAAGGTCTACCCCGGGCTCAGCTGCTTTAAGGAGGGTGTGAGGCAGATCCCTGTGGAGAGCGTCCCCGGCATTC GAGAGACAGGCTGGAAGCcgatggggaaggagaagag CAAGGAACTGAAGGACCCTGACCAGCTGTACACAACCCTCAAAAACCTGCTGGCCCAAATCAAG TCACACCCCAGTGCCTGGCCCTTCATGGAGCCTGTGAAGAAGTCAGAGGCCCCTGACTACTACGAGGTCATTCGCTTCCCCATTG ACCTGAAGACCATGACAGAGCGGCTACGCAGCCGTTATTATGTGACACGGAAGCTCTTCGTGGCTGACCTGCAGCGAGTGATCGCCAACTGCCGGGAGTACAACCCCCCAGACAGCGAGTACTGCCGCTGCGCCAGTGCGCTAGAGAAGTTCTTCTACTTTAAGCTGAAGGAAGGAGGACTCATCGATAAGTAG
- the Dhx58 gene encoding ATP-dependent RNA helicase DHX58: MELRPYQWEVIMPALEGKNIIIWLPTGAGKTRAAAYVAKRHLETVDGAKVVVLVNRVHLVTQHGEEFSRMLDGRWTMTTLSGDMGPRAGFGHMVRCHDLVICTAELLQIALTSPEEEEHVELTAFSLIVVDECHHTHKDTIYNVILSRYLQHKLQRARPLPQVLGLTASPGTGGASKLSGAIDHILQLCANLDTWRIMSPEKYRSQLQEQSPKTCKQYDLCHRRNQDPFGDLLKKLMDQIHDHLEMPELSRDFGTQMYEQQVVELSKSAAEAGLQQRRVYALHLRRYNDALLIHDTVRAVDALASLQDFYHRERATKTQILCAERLLLALFDGNKNILTRLATHGPKNPKLEKLEQILLKQFGRTDRPRGIIFTRTRQSAHSLLLWLQQQPGLQTVDIRAQMLIGAGNSSQTTHMTQRDQQEVIRKFRFGTLNLLVATSVAEEGLDIAQCNVVVRYGLLTNEISMVQARGRARAGQSVYSFVATEGSRELQRELTNEALEALMEQAVATVQRMDQAEYQAKIRDLQRAALVKRAARAALQESRRQQFPAEHVQLLCINCMVAVGHGSDLRKVEGTHHVNVNPNFSIYYTVSREPVVIDRVFKDWRPGGTISCRNCGEVWGLQMIYKSVNLPALKVRSMLLETPQGRIQAKKWSRVPFPVADINILQDCAQGLSDLSLE, encoded by the exons ATGGAGCTTCGGCCCTATCAGTGGGAGGTGATCATGCCTGCCCTGGAGGGCAAGAACATCATTATATGGCTGCCCACCGGCGCAGGGAAGACCCGAGCAGCTGCGTATGTGGCCAAGAGGCATCTAGAGACTGTGGATGGAGCCAAGGTTGTGGTACTAGTCAACAGG GTGCATCTGGTAACCCAGCATGGTGAGGAGTTTAGTCGCATGCTGGATGGACGCTGGACCATGACAACCCTGAGTGGGGACATGGGGCCACGGGCTGGTTTTGGCCACATGGTCCGATGCCATGACCTGGTCATCTGCACAGCTGAGCTGCTACAGATTGCACTGACcagccctgaggaggaggagcacgtGGAACTCACAG CCTTCTCCCTGATCGTGGTGGACGAGTGTCACCACACGCACAAGGACACCATCTACAATGTCATCCTGAGCCGTTACCTACAGCATAAGCTGCAGAGGGCACGGCCCCTACCCCAGGTGCTGGGTCTCACAGCCTCCCCAGGCACTGGTGGTGCCTCCAAGCTCAGCGGGGCCATTGACCACATCCTGCAG CTCTGTGCTAACTTGGATACATGGCGCATCATGTCACCTGAGAAATACCGCTCCCAGCTGCAGGAGCAGAGTCCAAAGACGTGCAAGCAGTATGACCTCTGCCACAGGCGCAACCAG GACCCATTTGGGGATTTGCTAAAGAAACTCATGGATCAAATCCACGACCACCTGGAGATGCCAGAGTTGAGCCGGGACTTTGGAACTCAGATGTACGAGCAGCAGGTGGTGGAGTTGAGCAAGTCTG ctgctgaggcaggattgcagcAGCGACGGGTGTATGCCCTTCACCTGCGGCGCTACAACGACGCGCTGCTCATCCATGACACTGTCCGCGCAGTCGACGCCCTGGCCTCTTTGCAGGATTTCTACCACAGGGAACGCGCCACTAAAACCCAGATCCTGTGTGCCGAGCGCTTGCTGCTGGCGCTGTTCGATG GTAACAAGAATATACTGACCCGCTTGGCAACTCATGGCCCCAAAAACCCAAAACTGGAGAAGCTAGAACAGATTCTGCTGAAGCAGTTCGGGAGAACTGACAGGCCCCGAGGCATCATCTTCACCCGAACCCGCCAGAGCGCTCACTCCCTCTTGCTTTGGCTCCAGCAGCAGCCCGGCCTGCAGACAGTGGACATCAGGGCTCAGATGCTGATTGGAGCTGGGAACAGCAGCCAGACTACCCACATGACCCAG AGGGACCAGCAAGAAGTGATCCGGAAATTCCGATTTGGCACCTTGAACCTTCTGGTGGCCACAAGTGTGGCAGAGGAGGGGCTGGACATAGCCCAGTGCAATGTGGTTGTGCGCTATGGGCTCCTGACCAATGAAATCTCCATGGTCCAG GCCCGGGGCCGGGCGCGGGCTGGGCAGAGTGTGTACTCATTTGTGGCAACAGAGGGCAGTCGGGAGCTACAGAGGGAGTTGACCAACGAGGCACTGGAGGCTCTGATGGAGCAGGCAGTGGCCACTGTGCAGAGGATGGACCAGGCCGAGTACCAGGCCAAG ATCCGGGATCTACAGCGGGCCGCCCTGGTCAAGCGGGCAGCCCGGGCTGCCCTACAGGAGAGTCGGAGGCAGCAGTTCCCAGCGGAGCATGTGCAACTACTCTGTATCAACTGTATGGTGGCAGTGGGCCACGGGAGTGACCTGCGGAAAGTGGAGGGCACCCACCACGTCAACGTGAACCCCAACTTCTC GATCTACTATACTGTCTCCCGGGAGCCCGTGGTCATCGACAGAGTCTTTAAGGACTGGAGACCAGGGGGTACCATTAGCTGCAGGAACTGTGGGGAG GTTTGGGGTCTGCAGATGATCTACAAGTCAGTGAACTTGCCGGCACTCAAAGTCCGCAGCATGCTGCTGGAGACCCCTCAAGGGCGGATCCAGGCCAAAAAGTGGTCCCGAGTGCCCTTCCCAGTGGCTGACATCAACATCCTGCAAGACTGTGCCCAGGGTCTGTCTGACCTTTCCCTGGAATGA